In one window of Nicotiana tabacum cultivar K326 chromosome 12, ASM71507v2, whole genome shotgun sequence DNA:
- the LOC107779947 gene encoding universal stress protein A-like protein gives MTGKLKCVILSVDGSEESMNALNWALDNIKLKPHDPDSGEPQGSFVILHVQSPPSIAAGLNPAAIPFGGPSDIEVPAFNAAIEAHQKRITQAILNHATEICASKNANVKTQVLIGDPKEKICDAVEEMHADLLVMGSRAFGPFKRMFLGSVSNYCSNHAQCPVIIVKGTS, from the exons ATGACCGGAAAGTTGAAGTGTGTGATCTTGTCCGTTGACGGGAGTGAAGAGAGCATGAACGCCTTGAATTGGGCTCTTGACAATATCAAGCTCAAACCCCATGATCCCGATTCTGGAGAACCACAAGGCTCCTTTGTTATTCTCCACGTTCAATCTCCACCGTCCATTGCTGCTGGTCTTAATCCTGCAGCTATCCCTTTTGGTGGTCCCA GTGATATTGAGGTGCCTGCGTTTAATGCTGCGATTGAGGCACACCAAAAGCGGATCACTCAGGCCATTTTGAACCATGCTACTGAGATTTGTGCTAGTAAAAAT GCAAATGTTAAGACCCAAGTACTTATTGGGGATCCAAAGGAGAAAATTTGTGATGCTGTTGAAGAAATGCATGCTGATCTGCTAGTGATGGGTTCCCGTGCTTTTGGTCCCTTTAAAAG GATGTTTCTGGGGAGTGTAAGCAACTATTGCTCAAACCATGCACAATGCCCTGTAATTATTGTTAAGGGTACTTCTTGA